One window of the Balaenoptera ricei isolate mBalRic1 chromosome X, mBalRic1.hap2, whole genome shotgun sequence genome contains the following:
- the ZNF711 gene encoding zinc finger protein 711 isoform X2: MDSGGGSLGLHTSDSRMAHTMIMQDFVAGMAGTAHIDGDHIVVSVPEAVLVSDVVTDDGITLDHGLAAEVVHGPDIITETDVVTEGVIVPEAVLEADVAIEEDLEEDDGDHILTSELITETVRVPEQVFVADLVTGPDGHLEHVVQDCVSGVDSPTMVSEEVLVTNSDTETVIQAAGGVPGSTVTIKTEDDDDDDDDDDDDVKSTSEDYLMISLDDVGEKLEHMGNTPLKISSDGSQEDVKEDGFGSEVIKVYIFKAEAEDDVEIGGTEIVTESEYTNGHSVAGVLDQSRMQREKMVYMAVKDSSQEEDDIRDERRVSRRYEDCQSSGNTLDSTLENRSSTAAQYLQICDSINTNKVLKQKTKKRRRGETRQWQTAVIIGPDGQPLTVYPCHICTKKFKSRGFLKRHMKNHPDHLMRKKYQCTDCDFTTNKKVSFHNHLESHKLINKVDKTHEFTEYTRRYREASPLSSNKLILRDKEPKMHKCKYCDYETAEQGLLNRHLLAVHSKNFPHVCVECGKGFRHPSELKKHMRTHTGEKPYQCQYCVFRCADQSNLKTHIKSKHGNNLPYKCEHCPQAFGDERELQRHLDLFQGHKTHQCPHCDHKSTNSSDLKRHIISVHTKDFPHKCEVCDKGFHRPSELKKHSDIHKGRKIHQCRHCDFKTSDPFILSGHILSVHTKDQSLKCKRCKRGFRQQNELKKHMKTHTGRKIYQCEYCEYSTTDASGFKRHVISIHTKDYPHRCEFCKKGFRRPSEKNQHIMRHHKEALM, translated from the exons ATGGATTCAGGTGGTGGAAGTCTTGGATTGCACACATCAGACTCTAGAATGGCACATACCATGATTATGCAGGATTTTG TGGCTGGAATGGCTGGTACTGCACATATCGATGGAGACCATATTGTTGTTTCAGTTCCTGAGGCTGTATTAGTTTCTGATGTTGTCACAGATGATGGGATAACTCTTGATCATGGCCTCGCAGCTGAAGTTGTCCATGGGCCTGATATCATCACCGAGACTGATGTAGTAACAGAAGGTGTAATTGTTCCTGAAGCCGTACTTGAGGCTGATGTTGCTATTGAAGAAGATTTAGAGGAAGATGATGGTGATCACATCTTGACGTCTGAGCTAATTACGGAAACTGTTAGAGTACCTGAGCAGGTTTTTGTGGCTGACCTTGTCACTGGTCCTGATGGACACTTAGAACATGTGGTCCAAGATTGTGTTTCAGGAGTTGACTCTCCCACAATGGTATCAGAGGAGGTTCTTGTAACTAATTCAGATACAGAAACTGTGATTCAAGCAGCTGGCGGTGTTCCTGGTTCTACAGTTACTATTAAAactgaagatgatgatgatgatgatgatgatgatgatgatgatgtcaaGAGCACTTCTGAAGACTACTTAATGATATCTT TGGATGATGTTGGGGAAAAATTAGAGCATATGGGGAACACACCATTAAAAATCAGCAGTGATGGTTCACAAGAAGATGTTAAAGAAGATGGATTTGGTTCAGAAGTAATAAAAGTGTATATATTTAAAGCTGAGGCTGAAGATGACGTTGAAATAG GTGGAACGGAAATTGTCACAGAGAGTGAGTACACCAATGGGCATTCTGTAGCTGGAGTGCTTGACCAGAGCCGAATGCAGCGGGAGAAGATGGTTTACATGGCAGTTAAAGATTCTTCTCAAGAAGAAGATGatatca gagatgaAAGAAGAGTTTCTCGAAGGTATGAAGATTGTCAGTCATCAG gaaatacTTTGGACTCAACATTAGAAAACAGAAGTAGTACAGCAGCACAATACCTTCAAATTTGTGATAGCATTAATACAAACAAAGTACTTAAACAAAAAActaagaagaggagaaggggagaaacGAGGCAGTGGCAAACAg ctGTTATAATAGGCCCTGATGGACAGCCCCTGACAGTATACCCTTGCCATATTTGCACAAAAAAGTTTAAATCCAGGGGATTCTTGAAAAGACACATGAAGAATCATCCTGATCAtttgatgagaaaaaaatatcagtgTACAGATTGTGACTTTACAACTAACAAGAAAGTGAGTTTCCATAACCACTTAGAAAGCCATAAGCTTATAAACAAAGTTGACAAAACCCATGAATTTACGGAATACACACGAAGATACAGAGAGGCTAGTCCATTGAGTTCAAATAAACTTATATTAAGAGACAAGGAGCCGAAGATGCACAAGTGCAAATACTGCGACTATGAAACTGCAGAACAAGGACTGTTAAACCGACATTTACTGGCTGTTCACAGCAAGAATTTTCCTCATGTTTGTGTTGAGTGTGGGAAGGGCTTTCGACATCCTTCTGAACTCAAGAAGCATATGAGAACCCATACTGGTGAGAAGCCATATCAATGTCAGTATTGTGTCTTCAGGTGTGCAGATCAATCAAATTTGAAAACTCACATTAAGTCTAAGCATGGTAACAATTTGCCATATAAAtgtgagcattgtccccaagcaTTTGGTGATGAGAGGGAACTTCAACGCCATCTGGATTTGTTTCAAGGACATAAGACACACCAGTGTCCTCATTGTGACCATAAGAGCACCAACTCAAGTGACCTTAAGCGGCACATCATATCTGTCCACACTAAGGATTTTCCTCACAAATGTGAGGTCTGTGATAAAGGTTTCCATCGTCCTTCTGAGCTCAAAAAGCATAGTGATATCCATAAGGGTAGGAAGATTCATCAGTGTAGGCACTGTGACTTTAAAACATCAGATCCATTTATTCTTAGTGGTCATATCCTTTCAGTTCATACTAAGGATCAGTCATTGAAGTGTAAAAGGTGCAAAAGAGGGTTCAGACAACAAAATGAGCTCAAAAAGCATATGAAGACTCACACTGGAAGGAAGATTTACCAATGTGAGTATTGTGAATACAGCACTACAGATGCATCTGGCTTTAAACGACAtgtgatatcaatacatacaaAAGACTATCCACACAGGTGTGAATTCTGCAAGAAGGGATTCCGAAGACCatcagaaaaaaatcagcatATTATGAGGCACCACAAGGAGGCTCTTATGTAA
- the ZNF711 gene encoding zinc finger protein 711 isoform X1: MDSGGGSLGLHTSDSRMAHTMIMQDFVAGMAGTAHIDGDHIVVSVPEAVLVSDVVTDDGITLDHGLAAEVVHGPDIITETDVVTEGVIVPEAVLEADVAIEEDLEEDDGDHILTSELITETVRVPEQVFVADLVTGPDGHLEHVVQDCVSGVDSPTMVSEEVLVTNSDTETVIQAAGGVPGSTVTIKTEDDDDDDDDDDDDVKSTSEDYLMISLDDVGEKLEHMGNTPLKISSDGSQEDVKEDGFGSEVIKVYIFKAEAEDDVEIGGTEIVTESEYTNGHSVAGVLDQSRMQREKMVYMAVKDSSQEEDDISCAEIADEVYMEVIVGEEEGTSLPETQLEDSDVNKTIVPVVWAATYGDERRVSRRYEDCQSSGNTLDSTLENRSSTAAQYLQICDSINTNKVLKQKTKKRRRGETRQWQTAVIIGPDGQPLTVYPCHICTKKFKSRGFLKRHMKNHPDHLMRKKYQCTDCDFTTNKKVSFHNHLESHKLINKVDKTHEFTEYTRRYREASPLSSNKLILRDKEPKMHKCKYCDYETAEQGLLNRHLLAVHSKNFPHVCVECGKGFRHPSELKKHMRTHTGEKPYQCQYCVFRCADQSNLKTHIKSKHGNNLPYKCEHCPQAFGDERELQRHLDLFQGHKTHQCPHCDHKSTNSSDLKRHIISVHTKDFPHKCEVCDKGFHRPSELKKHSDIHKGRKIHQCRHCDFKTSDPFILSGHILSVHTKDQSLKCKRCKRGFRQQNELKKHMKTHTGRKIYQCEYCEYSTTDASGFKRHVISIHTKDYPHRCEFCKKGFRRPSEKNQHIMRHHKEALM, encoded by the exons ATGGATTCAGGTGGTGGAAGTCTTGGATTGCACACATCAGACTCTAGAATGGCACATACCATGATTATGCAGGATTTTG TGGCTGGAATGGCTGGTACTGCACATATCGATGGAGACCATATTGTTGTTTCAGTTCCTGAGGCTGTATTAGTTTCTGATGTTGTCACAGATGATGGGATAACTCTTGATCATGGCCTCGCAGCTGAAGTTGTCCATGGGCCTGATATCATCACCGAGACTGATGTAGTAACAGAAGGTGTAATTGTTCCTGAAGCCGTACTTGAGGCTGATGTTGCTATTGAAGAAGATTTAGAGGAAGATGATGGTGATCACATCTTGACGTCTGAGCTAATTACGGAAACTGTTAGAGTACCTGAGCAGGTTTTTGTGGCTGACCTTGTCACTGGTCCTGATGGACACTTAGAACATGTGGTCCAAGATTGTGTTTCAGGAGTTGACTCTCCCACAATGGTATCAGAGGAGGTTCTTGTAACTAATTCAGATACAGAAACTGTGATTCAAGCAGCTGGCGGTGTTCCTGGTTCTACAGTTACTATTAAAactgaagatgatgatgatgatgatgatgatgatgatgatgatgtcaaGAGCACTTCTGAAGACTACTTAATGATATCTT TGGATGATGTTGGGGAAAAATTAGAGCATATGGGGAACACACCATTAAAAATCAGCAGTGATGGTTCACAAGAAGATGTTAAAGAAGATGGATTTGGTTCAGAAGTAATAAAAGTGTATATATTTAAAGCTGAGGCTGAAGATGACGTTGAAATAG GTGGAACGGAAATTGTCACAGAGAGTGAGTACACCAATGGGCATTCTGTAGCTGGAGTGCTTGACCAGAGCCGAATGCAGCGGGAGAAGATGGTTTACATGGCAGTTAAAGATTCTTCTCAAGAAGAAGATGatatca gTTGCGCTGAAATAGCAGATGAAGTTTACATGGAAGTCATTgtaggggaagaggaaggaacttcTCTCCCTGAGACTCAGCTTGAGGACTCTGATGTTAATAAAACAATTGTCCCTGTTGTCTGGGCTGCGACATATG gagatgaAAGAAGAGTTTCTCGAAGGTATGAAGATTGTCAGTCATCAG gaaatacTTTGGACTCAACATTAGAAAACAGAAGTAGTACAGCAGCACAATACCTTCAAATTTGTGATAGCATTAATACAAACAAAGTACTTAAACAAAAAActaagaagaggagaaggggagaaacGAGGCAGTGGCAAACAg ctGTTATAATAGGCCCTGATGGACAGCCCCTGACAGTATACCCTTGCCATATTTGCACAAAAAAGTTTAAATCCAGGGGATTCTTGAAAAGACACATGAAGAATCATCCTGATCAtttgatgagaaaaaaatatcagtgTACAGATTGTGACTTTACAACTAACAAGAAAGTGAGTTTCCATAACCACTTAGAAAGCCATAAGCTTATAAACAAAGTTGACAAAACCCATGAATTTACGGAATACACACGAAGATACAGAGAGGCTAGTCCATTGAGTTCAAATAAACTTATATTAAGAGACAAGGAGCCGAAGATGCACAAGTGCAAATACTGCGACTATGAAACTGCAGAACAAGGACTGTTAAACCGACATTTACTGGCTGTTCACAGCAAGAATTTTCCTCATGTTTGTGTTGAGTGTGGGAAGGGCTTTCGACATCCTTCTGAACTCAAGAAGCATATGAGAACCCATACTGGTGAGAAGCCATATCAATGTCAGTATTGTGTCTTCAGGTGTGCAGATCAATCAAATTTGAAAACTCACATTAAGTCTAAGCATGGTAACAATTTGCCATATAAAtgtgagcattgtccccaagcaTTTGGTGATGAGAGGGAACTTCAACGCCATCTGGATTTGTTTCAAGGACATAAGACACACCAGTGTCCTCATTGTGACCATAAGAGCACCAACTCAAGTGACCTTAAGCGGCACATCATATCTGTCCACACTAAGGATTTTCCTCACAAATGTGAGGTCTGTGATAAAGGTTTCCATCGTCCTTCTGAGCTCAAAAAGCATAGTGATATCCATAAGGGTAGGAAGATTCATCAGTGTAGGCACTGTGACTTTAAAACATCAGATCCATTTATTCTTAGTGGTCATATCCTTTCAGTTCATACTAAGGATCAGTCATTGAAGTGTAAAAGGTGCAAAAGAGGGTTCAGACAACAAAATGAGCTCAAAAAGCATATGAAGACTCACACTGGAAGGAAGATTTACCAATGTGAGTATTGTGAATACAGCACTACAGATGCATCTGGCTTTAAACGACAtgtgatatcaatacatacaaAAGACTATCCACACAGGTGTGAATTCTGCAAGAAGGGATTCCGAAGACCatcagaaaaaaatcagcatATTATGAGGCACCACAAGGAGGCTCTTATGTAA
- the ZNF711 gene encoding zinc finger protein 711 isoform X3: MGVEELNNNKKKFNPRNGDQRDERRVSRRYEDCQSSGNTLDSTLENRSSTAAQYLQICDSINTNKVLKQKTKKRRRGETRQWQTAVIIGPDGQPLTVYPCHICTKKFKSRGFLKRHMKNHPDHLMRKKYQCTDCDFTTNKKVSFHNHLESHKLINKVDKTHEFTEYTRRYREASPLSSNKLILRDKEPKMHKCKYCDYETAEQGLLNRHLLAVHSKNFPHVCVECGKGFRHPSELKKHMRTHTGEKPYQCQYCVFRCADQSNLKTHIKSKHGNNLPYKCEHCPQAFGDERELQRHLDLFQGHKTHQCPHCDHKSTNSSDLKRHIISVHTKDFPHKCEVCDKGFHRPSELKKHSDIHKGRKIHQCRHCDFKTSDPFILSGHILSVHTKDQSLKCKRCKRGFRQQNELKKHMKTHTGRKIYQCEYCEYSTTDASGFKRHVISIHTKDYPHRCEFCKKGFRRPSEKNQHIMRHHKEALM, encoded by the exons ATGGGAGTGGaagaactcaacaacaacaaaaaaaagtttaatccAAGGAACGGTGATCAAA gagatgaAAGAAGAGTTTCTCGAAGGTATGAAGATTGTCAGTCATCAG gaaatacTTTGGACTCAACATTAGAAAACAGAAGTAGTACAGCAGCACAATACCTTCAAATTTGTGATAGCATTAATACAAACAAAGTACTTAAACAAAAAActaagaagaggagaaggggagaaacGAGGCAGTGGCAAACAg ctGTTATAATAGGCCCTGATGGACAGCCCCTGACAGTATACCCTTGCCATATTTGCACAAAAAAGTTTAAATCCAGGGGATTCTTGAAAAGACACATGAAGAATCATCCTGATCAtttgatgagaaaaaaatatcagtgTACAGATTGTGACTTTACAACTAACAAGAAAGTGAGTTTCCATAACCACTTAGAAAGCCATAAGCTTATAAACAAAGTTGACAAAACCCATGAATTTACGGAATACACACGAAGATACAGAGAGGCTAGTCCATTGAGTTCAAATAAACTTATATTAAGAGACAAGGAGCCGAAGATGCACAAGTGCAAATACTGCGACTATGAAACTGCAGAACAAGGACTGTTAAACCGACATTTACTGGCTGTTCACAGCAAGAATTTTCCTCATGTTTGTGTTGAGTGTGGGAAGGGCTTTCGACATCCTTCTGAACTCAAGAAGCATATGAGAACCCATACTGGTGAGAAGCCATATCAATGTCAGTATTGTGTCTTCAGGTGTGCAGATCAATCAAATTTGAAAACTCACATTAAGTCTAAGCATGGTAACAATTTGCCATATAAAtgtgagcattgtccccaagcaTTTGGTGATGAGAGGGAACTTCAACGCCATCTGGATTTGTTTCAAGGACATAAGACACACCAGTGTCCTCATTGTGACCATAAGAGCACCAACTCAAGTGACCTTAAGCGGCACATCATATCTGTCCACACTAAGGATTTTCCTCACAAATGTGAGGTCTGTGATAAAGGTTTCCATCGTCCTTCTGAGCTCAAAAAGCATAGTGATATCCATAAGGGTAGGAAGATTCATCAGTGTAGGCACTGTGACTTTAAAACATCAGATCCATTTATTCTTAGTGGTCATATCCTTTCAGTTCATACTAAGGATCAGTCATTGAAGTGTAAAAGGTGCAAAAGAGGGTTCAGACAACAAAATGAGCTCAAAAAGCATATGAAGACTCACACTGGAAGGAAGATTTACCAATGTGAGTATTGTGAATACAGCACTACAGATGCATCTGGCTTTAAACGACAtgtgatatcaatacatacaaAAGACTATCCACACAGGTGTGAATTCTGCAAGAAGGGATTCCGAAGACCatcagaaaaaaatcagcatATTATGAGGCACCACAAGGAGGCTCTTATGTAA